The stretch of DNA GGCAATGGCCAGCATCTCGTGGGTGAAATCTGTTCCGATCACCGGAATCTGCTGTTGACTATGTTTCCAGAAAGCAATTGCCAGATCACCTGTTCCTGTGCAGACATCAAGAATGGGAGCTTGGTTACGGATCTGGCATCTTCGAATGGTAAACCACCTCCAATAGTAATCCACCCCACCGGAAAGCAGGTGATTCATCAGATCGTAACGACTGGAAATCTCGCCAAACATCTGGCGAATTCGATTCTCCGATTTATCGACGGTAGCTGCCATGGGGGCCTGTCTGAACCTCACTGATGGACACAGAGTTTCTCATTAGCAACTCATTTTGTTTTCCATCAACAAAACGAGATAAATTTCATCGTTCGGAAACTTCTTAGTCGTGCATTTCAAATGAACCGCAGCAAACAATCGATTGATAACCGGGATTTCAAATGACGGGACTGAATTCAAATCCTGTCTATTTTCACCCGCAAACTGCCGACTTGCTTACAAGAGTCCAGGCGTTCTCAAGTATTCTGACAACCCGTATTCATCCCAGCGGGCTTTGACTTTTTCAATCGTCGCACGGCTTAATTGATCATCTGAGTCTGATACGCGCTTTTTACGAGTGGCATCAATCCCGATCTTTTGACCCGAAAAAATCAATGGCATTCCAGGATTTTGCCGGGATAAGAACTCGACGGAACTCGGTGGTTTTGACCAGGGGACACCAGTTCCTCTGGAATATTCGATATCTTCAGGAAAGCCGGCCTCCCGGACAATTGCCCGCCAGACGGCCGATTGATCACGGATGTCGACGTCATTGTCTACAATGATCACCAGCTTGGCTTCGCTCAAGATCGGCAGCGACCAGATGGCATGGATTAACTGTCGAGCTCGCCCAACGTCGGAACTTTTCAGACTGGCAACGATCAGTTGATGGCCTTCCTGCAGGGCAGGGAAGTAAAGTTCATTTAGTTCCGGAATGATCGACGACAACCGGCTTCGGGATACCTGCTCCAGAAGTCGATCAGCCAAATGTGATTCCCGGGTCTCCGGCAAGACCATCGGCACGAGTGGCAAAGCCTTGTGTGTAATGGCAGTAATCCGGGCCAAAGGAAACTCAGCCACCTCAGATTGCCAACCAGAGCGGCGAGTTTCCAGATGATGTGGCACATTGACAACGCCTGTATCGATGACCCCTTCGAGGATCATCTCAGCGTCACCCGCGACATCGATGTCGGAAGTTCGAGCCCTGGCCACCACAAAGCCAGACTCTCGTTGTCGACCGAGAAACTCCCAAACATCACGACCCCAGCATGCCGGATGCAGGTTCAACCAGCGGCCATCCATGGCGTAGCTGGCCGTATCCGAGCCAATCACGAAGGCCACAGGCAAGGGCTGCCCAGCAGCTCGAGCTTCTTCCAGATGTCTCGGGGCAGCACTCCCCAGAGGCCAATCACAAATCAAGGTTTTGCCGTCGAGAATTGACAGATGACATCGATCAACCGATCGATCGCCTCCAGTTCCTCTTGTTACCGAATGTGCATGAAACAGGACTGGATGAGGGCTCTGGGTCTGTCGGTAAATGCCTGGAAGAGTGCCGAGATCAACCTCGCCTCCCAGACGGATCACCTGCTGTGAGGCCACTGTTCGCTGTCTGATGATTGGCTCTGTCGCTGTGCTCCAGAGAAAACCTTTCGCTTCCGAGTTTATGGACCGGCTGAATGGAAACAGTTGGCTGATGTCGTTCCAGTGAGGCACACCGAGCATTTGGGCACAGCGCTGTTCCGTTGCCAGCAGATTCACCACGACTGGAAACTGACTGCCCCGAACATCGTCGAACACGATGACGGGTGGAAATTCTGTGAGTTGGTCGATCTGGCGAACAATCTCGAAGAGTTCTTCCCGAGGATCGACCGCGACGGTGATGCGAATCAATTCCGCTTCAGCCGCTCTTCCCGAAGAGGCCAGGTCAAAACCGTGCGAGGCTTGGGATTGAGTTGCCAGCGCCTGAACGAATGCCCCAATCGAACAGACAGTCTTCATCGATGGTGACTTTCGGAAGTGCAACGCTCACGTATTCGTTACAAATTGAGAGATACAAGCATCCCAGCGAAGAGTTGCGCGCAATGACTCAGTAAAGCATGCTTGCTCGGAGCTGCAAGCATGGCACATGAAACGCTTCCAAATTCTGGAATCCGCATCAATAGACACAGAAAGATATGAGCTTGCAGCGAAAGCCCGCCACAGTCAACTCGACCGTTGGCCGGGAGGAATGAGCTTGTTGAGAGGCGGAGATTTCCCGGCCAGAACAGGGAAAAAAAGGGGAGTTTCCTGAAATTTGGTGCTGACCCGAGACGACAGCCTTTTCATAAGGAACAGCATATCCTGTGTCT from Planctopirus ephydatiae encodes:
- a CDS encoding UbiD family decarboxylase; translated protein: MKTVCSIGAFVQALATQSQASHGFDLASSGRAAEAELIRITVAVDPREELFEIVRQIDQLTEFPPVIVFDDVRGSQFPVVVNLLATEQRCAQMLGVPHWNDISQLFPFSRSINSEAKGFLWSTATEPIIRQRTVASQQVIRLGGEVDLGTLPGIYRQTQSPHPVLFHAHSVTRGTGGDRSVDRCHLSILDGKTLICDWPLGSAAPRHLEEARAAGQPLPVAFVIGSDTASYAMDGRWLNLHPACWGRDVWEFLGRQRESGFVVARARTSDIDVAGDAEMILEGVIDTGVVNVPHHLETRRSGWQSEVAEFPLARITAITHKALPLVPMVLPETRESHLADRLLEQVSRSRLSSIIPELNELYFPALQEGHQLIVASLKSSDVGRARQLIHAIWSLPILSEAKLVIIVDNDVDIRDQSAVWRAIVREAGFPEDIEYSRGTGVPWSKPPSSVEFLSRQNPGMPLIFSGQKIGIDATRKKRVSDSDDQLSRATIEKVKARWDEYGLSEYLRTPGLL